Below is a genomic region from Colius striatus isolate bColStr4 chromosome 29, bColStr4.1.hap1, whole genome shotgun sequence.
AAAGGCACCATCTCCCAGCCCCTCACTCTCCTTCCCACATCCCTGAGGCTCTGCTGGGACCTGCAAAACCTCACCCAGCTCCCAGTGACCTCCCTTATAACCCCTCTGATTAACGAGCAGGGGCTCCTGATGAGCTGATGGTGTTTGTTGGCTCTCCTGGTATGAGGCTGGAGAAGTCACAGCTGAGGGATGTCCTTAGGGCAGTCAGACCTCTGGGGAAAGAGTGAGCTGGAAATGGGACAAAGGGGTTTCCCAGCTTAGGGATTGTCCCCTGGCCAGTCCTGGGGTGCAAGATCTTTGTCAGAGCCACAGTcacagctgctgccctggctcttGGCCATGCTCACACCACAGGTACCATCTCACAGCTCCAGGTCACTTCTCCCCCACTGCTCTGCCAtagctggggaggcctcagctggactcctgtggccagggctgggctgcccagctcaggagagacagggaagtgctgcagagaggccagtgcagggctgccaggatgagcagggcactggagcatcttcctgatgaggaaaggctgctggacctggggctgttcagtctgggggagactgaggggggatctcattaatactgacAAGTAtctcagtggtgggtgtcaggaggctggggcagcacatTTTTGGGAggtgtccagcaacaggacaaggggtgatgggatggagctggaacacaaacagtcccattgaaacataaggaaaagctgttgtactgtgaggtgagggagccctggcccaggctgcacagggagggtgtggaggctccttccctggagggcttcaagaccctcctggacattcctgtgtgacctgagctgggtgggagctgcttctgcaggggggctgcagttgatgagctctaaaagtcccatccaaccccaccatgctgtgactccTCTGGGCCTGTGACCACCCTCCTCAGCAGGCTCCAGCAGGCAGCCCTGGATGCATTCCCCTCCCACAGCTGGGCTGTAACCCCACCTCACCAAACCCCAGGCAGACCACCGTGTCTGGGAAGCAtctcccccagcagctccccaggggGGCTGCCCTTTCTTGTCTCTCCCAGTGTCTCCCCAGTGCAAGATCCTGCGCTGTAACTCGGAGTACGTGGCGGCCACGCTGAGCCTGGGCTCGCCGCGGGGCGCGGGGCACTGCCAGGCGCTGCGCTCCTACTCCCGCTGCACGCGCCGCACGGCCCGCACCTGCCGCGGCGACCTGGCCTTCCACTCCGCCGTGCACGGCATCGAGGACCTCATGATCCAAAACAACTGCTCCAAGGAAGGGCCCACGTCCCCGCCCCGGCCCAGGCCCCCCGGCGGCCACCACCGAGGCTTCGGGCCGCTCGACGTCTGCGACTACGAGAAGAGTTTCGTGCACAAGCACGGGCGGCGCCCCAGCTACCGGCACTGCGCCGCCTTCGGGGACCCCCACGTCCGCACCTTCCAGCACGACTTCCACACCTGCAGGGTGGAGGGCTCCTGGCCTCTCTTGGACAATGATTACTTGTTTGTGCAAGCCACCAGCTCGCCGGTGGCAAAGGGCTCCGAGGCCACGGTCACCAGCAAGGTAACGCCTGGAGAGAGGGAGCGTGGCTCTGGGACACAGCCACGGGGAGGAACGGCAGGGCAAGGGGAATCGggctccagctgctccaggggagggtgaggctggagctgaggcagaactgtgtccctgagaggggtgtgagccctgtgccaggctgcccagggagctggggcagtgcccagccctgcagacatTCAACAGACACAtcactgaggtgctgggggctgtgggtcagtgctgggctgggcagggtgaggccagggGATGAATTTAATGaccttcaaggtcttttccaacccaaatgagtCTCTGATTCCAAGATGCTTGTGCAAACTGCcacacagagctgggaaggtCTTGCTGTGCTGTACCTGCAGAAGACAgggatgggacaagaggaaaggggctctagttgccccaggggaggttgaggttggagctgaggcagagctgttgccctgagaggggtgtgagccctgtgccaggctgcccagggagctggggcagtgcccagccctgcagggaccccagagccgtggggtgaggtgctgaggggtcagtgctgggctgggcagggtgaggccagggctgggacttgGTGATcctaaagggcttttccagccaaagtgattctataattctaacAGCTCGAGGAGGGAGTCCCAAGCTGGGGAGGGCAGCAACAGCTTCAGCTAAACCCACGTGGGATCAGGAATGAATGTCTATGGGAACAAGTGGGATGGATGAAGAAGGGACCAGAGGGacctgccagtgctcccagtgggGATGGGTTGGTGCCACTTGCACACAGTCCATCTGGCTCCACTTTCAGTTGCTTAAAGCACtaaagaagggaggaaggaaggaaacacTGCTGCTTTCCCCCAGAGACTGCAGCAACGTGGGAGAGAAGgtttggggaggagagagatGCGTTGGGGTGACTCCAACCTCCTTTGCCCTCCCTTAGACAGCAACAAGGGAGATGCATTGGGGTGTCTCCAACCTGCTTTGCCCTCCCTTAGACAGCAATGAGGGAGATGCTTTGGGTGTCTCCAGCCTGCTTTGCCCTCCCTTAGACAGCAACAAGGGAGATGCTTTGGGTGTCTCCAGCCTGCTTTGCCCTCCCCTAGACAGCAATGAGGGAGATGCATTGGGGTGTCTCCAACCTCCTTTACCCTCCCTTAGACAGCAACAAGGGAGATGCTTTGGGTGTCTCCAGCCTGCTTTGCCCTCCCCTAGACAGCAATGAGGGAGATGCTTTGGGGTGGCTCCAGCCTGCTTTACCCTCCCTTAGACAGCAATGAGGGAGATGCTTTGGGTGTCTCCAACCTCCTTTACCCTCCCTTAGACAGCAATGAGGGAGATGCTTTGGGGTGTCTCCAGCCTGCTTTGCCCTCCCCTAGGCAGCAATGAGGGAGATGCTTTGGGTGTCTCCAACCTCCTTTGCCCTCCCCTAGACAGCAACGAGGGAGATGCTTTGGGTGTCTCCAGCCTGCTTTGCCCTCCCCTAGACAGCAACGAGGGAGATGCTTTGGGTGTCTCCAGCCTGCTTTGCCCTCCCCTAGACAGCAACGAGGGAGATGCTTTGGGTGTCTCCAGCCTGCTTTGCCCTCCCCTAGACAGCAACGAGGGAGATGCTTTGGGTGTCTCCAGCCTGCTTTGCCCTCCCCTagagagctgctgcctgggctttCGGGGTGCTGGGACACGGCTGCCGCTCTCACACCCAGCGAGGGAAGCCAACCCCCCCCCGTGACCCCTCTCTGCAGCTCACCATCATCTTCAAGAACATGAAGGAATGCATCGACCAGAAGGTTTACCAGGCCGAGATCGACAACGTGCCGGCGGCCTTCGAGGACGGCTCGGTGAACGGCGGCGAGCGGCCGGGCGGCAGCAGTTTGACCATCCGGGAGCGGAGCCCCGGGCGGCACGTGGAGATCCGCGCCGACTACATCGGCACCACCATCGCGGTGCGGCAGGCGGGCCGCCAGCTCTCCTTCTCCATCCGCGCGGCCGAGGAGGTGACGCGCGCCTTCCCGGCCGAGCAGGACCTGCAGCTGTGCGTGGGCGGCTGCCCCCGCGCCCAGCGCATCTCCCGCAGCCAGCGCCGCGGCGCCGCGGCCGAGGCCGCCAGGGCTCTGTGCAAGGCCACGCTGCCCGTGGAGGATCTTTACTTCCAGTCCTGTGTCTTCGACGTGGTGACCTCCGGGGATGCCAACTTCACCATGGCGGCTCAGGGGGCGCTGGAAGATGCCAGGGTGTTCCTCCCGGATGCTGAGAAGCTGCACATCTTCCAGGCTGGGGCGGGGTGCCCACGcgcctcttcttccttcctcctcctcctcctcctcaccgcTGCTCTTTGGGCCGTCTCGGTGCGCTTTTAACTCTGGCTGGCACCTCACGCAGCGTCCAGCCGGTCCACGGGGTAACGAGGGAGCTGCCAACCCCAGCCCTGTGGAGCAGGAGGTGCCGCAGCTCGGATCAAGTGTCCCTGGGGCGACGAGGGACGGGGAGTGGGACTTGTGGAGGTGACACACAGTGAGACGCTGCTTTGCACCACCATCCTCACACAGCCAGCATTGACTGagcccagctcctctcctggaGCCAAGCTGCGATTGTCTTCTGTCAGATTCTGAGGCATTTCCCCTGGTTTTTGTCCCCCACTGCAGCTGTGGCAAAGAGAAAGGAACACAGTGAGTGAAGACAGGCTTGGGAAGCCCCTCAGAGCCTCCCCACAAACCTGCTGCACGTCCCCCAGCCAGAGGCACCGCCTCAGAGCTCTACTCAGGGACCGATTCACAACCAAAGGGCTCAAAGGCCAGACCCCAGTTTTTAGCAGCGAAGCCCAAAGGCTCGAAGCCCAGCTCCCAGGTCCAAGGGCTGAGATGTTTGAGCCAGATgctgttttctcctctctctagGTCAGCCAcgagctgcttcccagcaccaggagctgcagagtggCCACTCTCTCACACTTCaggctgctgttgctgttttcctttgttgcCTTGGCATCTGTTTAGAACCCAATATAGCCAGTTCCAGCACTGAGTTCCAGTGAGGATAAAAGACCCCTTGGTATTCCTTGGGCCCAACTTTCTCACTCTcagagctctgctccagcctgaccCAAGCCAAGGGGTTGAGCTTGCAAAAGAGAATCAGCCACGAAGCCGTGGAGCTGGCAGAGAGCCACACAGCTGTGTGGATGGGCAGATGTGCAGAAACACACCCAGCCGAGGCCAAGTGAGATGCTGGATGTGTTTAAGAGGGTTTCAGTAAAGCAGACAGAGGTTTGGGTCACCAGAGTTATCTCTGTGTGCAAAGGGTCTGTAATAAAGAGGGTTCACAGAACAAAACCCCGTTGTCActcctgccctgcagagctggtaAAAGCCTCACAAAGCCTCGTGGTGGCAAAGGAttgtgatcttaaaggtcttttccatctgtaatgacTCCATGAGAGgggcagagagctgcagctcctccagccacGGAGCATCTGTGGAGCCATCAGGGGAGGTTTCAGGGCTCATGTTCCAGGACATCTGCAGTTTCTCTGGTGGGTTTtctggttggttggttgggtttttttctcccctctgttttgtttctgctgaaGGTACAAAGAGTAAACAGGGAAAtgggggtggtttttttgctgtctCAGCAGATTTCCCCCTCCCAGCACGTGGGGAGGAGCGTGAGAGTTCCTCTGCTGGCTGCTCTGGCTGAGCCCCGAAGCCTTTTGACATTAAAGGTGTCTATTTTTGAAGTCCCTCATTTCCTGTCATCTGtctctttttattcctttggtCGGCAGCAGCAGGTGAAGATAAGAATATCTCAGCTTCCACCCACTGCTGCCTTCACTGTGGAGCATTCTGTGGGCTATATATACAGGCAAGTGAATGTGGAGAGGAAGCCAGGGCTGCCTTgctgctccactccatcacttTGCAGGACCACTCCAGGTCCTCCCCCAAGGGATGAAATCCTCAGGGTGGGTGGTGCTGGAGGTCCTTACACAAACAGGATTGCCTGTGTTCAGTGATAAAAGGTAACCACTCCCAGGGTGGCGACTCCTCAGCTGCCACAAACAGCGTCACAGGCAGACTTTATGACCCAAAATATCATTATCCTTCATGTTTTGGCCAACAGAGTCAATCAACAAGGGAAAAGGTGGAAGGGAGGGGTTTCCTAGTGGAGAGATGAAGGTCTCACCAGGGGATGACCCTTGCAGGTCACCTTGCAGGTGAGCGAGGCCACActcaccccccagcccctgggaaCCTTCACAAGCACAATGTGGGGACAGGAGAGTCCCCAGGACCCACCAGCAACATGAAGCTGGTGGAGGTGACCCTGCATGAGCTTTGCAGGAGGGCTGTTACTCACATTCACTCTTCCCAACGTGCTCAGAAATGTCCCACTCAGAAAGGGGCAATGGAATGACCTCCAagggctctgctcccattgaaaggcAAAGCAGAGCTTCCCGAGTCTGCTTGTGAAAGGTGGATTCAAGACCTCTCACACCTCATCCACCCACAGACTGCAAAGCCTGTGAGAATTAGAACGTTCCATGCTGGAATGGACTTGTGAGGACCATCGagtccagctccctgctcctcacacGACAACCTCACGCTAAACCATATGACCCAGAGCGTCACCTGGACGTCCCTGACTTTGGCAAAGCAGCTCACAGAGAGGTCTGAAGCTCTGACTgtggctggagcagagctggagagtcACAGCACGTCACAGCCAAGGCCACCACCTCCCTCACATGTGATGCAGACGCTTGAAGCcgagctgcagcctggccaggggcCAGCAAAGGAACGTGCATCCATCCTCCAAACTGTCCTCTGCATCCTCGATGACTGCAGGAGGGAAGCAAGAGACCTTCCAAAGGCTTGCTGCTGAAGcctgtgaggagaaaaaagagacCTTTCCACCCCTGACAGATTGCAGTCTGAAGCAGCAGAGTGGAAGGTGGGCGTGGGTCCAAGTCCCACTGGTGTCGTTTCCATTGACGTCAGCGAGACTTGGGATGGAGCCCTTGAATTTCCTATCACACGTCACCTGCTAAAAAAGACACTGGCAACACTGGCCAGCACTTTCAAAACCAAGTCCAATTTGGGCTCTTCTGTATCCAGATGCCTAATctgggcagctgcagcaaaGGAATTCCCAGAATGGATGAGACCTGGAGTtgacctgccctgggagggggtTGTCAACTACAGGCAGCACCAGGAAGGTGTGAGAAGCCTGGACCAATCTGTTCCTCCCACATCCCATCTCTGATTTCTCCTAGTTAGAGAAGCAACGAGGCCTTGGGGCACGAGGTGTAGTAGCCAAACCTGAATCTTCATCAGCAGTGGCTTTTGGTGTCCCAAACCcgttctctggaggttcccaaaccctcccagacacgttcctgtgtcccctgatcgaggggaacctgctttagcagggggctggactagatggtccCTGGAGGTCCCTTGCagccctcaccattctgtgactgtagGGTTGTAAAGCAGCCTGGCCAGCAGAGGTGGCAGGCTTGGCAGCTCTCGGTGTGGCAGGGAGGGCACACAGCCGCCGCCGGAGCTGCCAAACCTCTAACCTGCACACCAAAGCCTTCCAGCTCTGAAGGAGGTTCACAAGCAGCTTTCCTTGGCATGTCTCCTGCCAAATTCCAGCAGGTTTTGTTGGTGAGGTGTTGAGGCCAAGGACAGAACTTCCTCCCCAGAGCTCAGGGTTAGATTTGGCTTCCTCCTGGTGGTGGCCAATGCCTCGAGCAGCGTCAGGCGCCGGGAGCGGGAGCCGGGCCAGCGGCTGCAACGGGCACGGCTCAGGGTGAGACACTTCCTCACATTCCTCCTGCTTTGGCACGAAAAGCATGAAGGTGATTTGCTCTGTCTGGTTCCCACTTGGGGAGTCACTTTCACACCCCTTGAGACTTCACTGCGAGGGCCCAAAGTCCCTTTGCACTGGGTGGTTCCAACAGAACCATGAGATCCCACTAATCAAAGTCACAACAGGGCAGagtggcacagcagcaggaacCCCTGGAGATGGGCACCCCCAAACAGGGACCTCAAAAGCAGAGACCCCTGGGCAATCCCCCCCTTGCAGCCTCCACACACCCTCCAGCGCTCTTCACGTGCTCCTCACGCTCCCTTCACACACCTTCCAGCCCAATGGGGATCCCGCTCTGGGATCTTCTCAGCCCTAATTGGGTTCCTTCTCAGTCTCTGGGCAGGCTGATAAACTTATCtcatccagcagcagcccctgccaagAGTTGTAGCTTCCTTatcttcccttccctggctctggAGGCCCCTTTGCAGCTCAAGTAGGGAAAAGGTCAGCAAATGTAGGTGAAAGTTCGCAGCTGGCAGCCAAAAGCTCCTGCAAAACAAGCTGCTCGTGCTAAGTAACACCAAACAAACAGCACACCAGCTCGTGTCACCCCCCTCCGGAACGCTCGGTGCCTGGCTCGGGGCGATCCGTTCTATTTCGGTGCTCACTCGGTTAAGgggagctgcctctgcacagAGCCGCTGCCCACCACGCAGGGGCGAGATCTGGCTCCGTCCCGGGCTGAGCAGCCGTGTGAGCCGCGGGGAAGGGGATGGCAGCTGGGacgggcacaggctggctgCTGCAATGCTGCACACAACCACCTCACACATCTCAGCTgctaaagcccctgaagctgctgaagagccagccctgtgcccaccctgcccagccctgtgcccaccctgcccagcccagcgctgacccacagccctgcgctgacccacagccctgcgctgacccacagccctgcgctcaccctgcccagccctgcgctgacccacagccctgtgctgacccacagccctgtgcccaccctgcccagccctgcgctgacccacagccctgcgcccaccctgcccagccctgtgcccaccctgcccagccctgcgcccaccctgcccagccctgtgcccaccctgcccagccctgcgcccaccctgcccagcccagcgctgacccacagccctgtgcccaccctgcccagcccagcgctgacccacagccctgtgcccaccctgcccagccctgcgcccaccctgcccagccctgcgctgacccacagccctgcgcccaccctgcccagccctgtgcccaccctgcccagcccagctctgacccacagcccccagcaccccacgTTCCTCCTTGGAGTGAAAAACGACCTCAAATCataggaaagcaaagaaagaagcagccaGTGGCGTTTGCCAGGTCTCTGGAGGTGCCACCTCCCCTTGTCCTCAGAAGGTGTCAAATGCCACCGTTTTCAGCAGCTTCTCCTCAAGACGTGGAGTGAAGGTCAAAGCCCGTCCAGGCTGCTACAAACACACCGGCAGCCCAACCGAGCGGCTCTTATCAGCCTCTGGACCGTGCAAACGCCTCCTGTGTCATTCCTGGCCAGGCCTGTAGATGTCCACAGAGCAcagaggatgaggagggtgCTTGGGGAGAGCTCGAGGGATGCTCAccctcaccccagccccagTGAAACGCTGCCGTCGGGGTTCTGAcactggtgagggggaaggagctCCAGCAGGGGCTGACCCCTCCGATTTTAGCCATCCCACCCGGCTCTCTAGATGAAGGAGCCTGTTGTTTGGGGTGAGGAGCATCTCTGGTGAGGATCCCCTTGCTCCCAGCACGCTGGCAGCCTCAGAGGAGATGAAAAGTAACTAAAGTTCCCTATTCCTCTGCTCTTTCAGCATCTGCAGAACCTGCTGGGGCCTCTCAAGGGACAAACAGACGAAGCAGGGATGGGAGCTCAGGGAATCTTTTGCTTTGCAAgacttttcccctccctttgtGTTTAAAACCCAACAGGCATCACAGGCAAAGGCCAGTTTGGGAAAAGGGATGAGCTTGGATTTCTTCTCCTAGAAGAGGAAAGTTTGGCCATTGGAGCTGAGAGCAATGGGCTCAGCCGTccctgctgtgtgctggggacTCAGGGAGAAGTCACATTGTCCCAGACAAAGAGCTGATGTCACTGAGTTTTCCTGCCCAGGGCAGATGACAACCACGGGACTTCCCAACCCCTCAACTCAAATTCCTCCTTCGTTGTGGatggctgagctctgcctctTGTCACAGCCTCTTGACACTTAGTTCTGGTTTTCACCCTTCCTCTGTTGCAAAAACACGCTCCAGACCGAAAAGGAGCGAAGAAACCCCAACAAAGGGCAAAGAACCCTCTGTCAGGGAGAGACTTCACACCTTGCTGCTTGGCAGGGGGCTGGAAACCCGGGGCTCTGGGGGAAGAGTCCTGTCAGAGCTCAGGtgtgaaggggaaagggaaaaggggaCCCCAATCTGCAACACAAGGCATTTCAAAGGGGTACACAGCCTGCTCAGCACCAccaagcacaggcagcagtgccctgagctgctgctgtggctgaaaGCAGACCAGAAACAAAGCTGGTTTTGGGAACCCCCTAAGAGAGAGTTTCCCAACCCATTCCTGGCAGATCCCTGGAAACAGCCACTTCAGGGAGCTATTTCAGCTGATTCTGGAAACCCCTAAAGAAATGACTTTTCCAACCTCTTTCTGGTAGATCCCTGGAAACATCACTCCCAGGGACCTCAAAGCCAGACACCACAAACCTTaccagcctcagcagcaccGCTGGGCTTGTTTAGCAGCTGGACCAGAGCCACTTCACTGCTCTCAAACCTCGAAACCCTCCCTCGGGCAGCCCTTTtgctctctgccctggtgagaagCTGAGTGTGGGGacaaacagcagctttccaggagccaccccagccccacagtccTTCCTTTTCCAGCTGCACCAGGCAGAACCAGTGCAGCACTTACTGGTTCTGTTCCCTGCTCATAAACAAGCTCCCCAAAGGAAATGCCTCTTCCGCTCCCGACCGCACGCGGCACACGCTGTCCCTGCGCTCGGGACATTGGGAGTTCCTTTGtgtccctctccttccccctccaccagctcccccctccctctcctgccTTGAATTTGCTGGAAGCAACCATATATGGTgggaaaaaatggagaaaacagcACGGAGAagctccagggctgcagcctctgggagGAACTCAGCAGCTCTCGCAGCAGCTCAGGGTTTGTCTGTGAGATGGGGCAGAGGACGGCAgccacagggcagcagccacagggcagcagccagggcaggaatGTGGCTTCTCTGAGCAACAAAACGGCTCCTGGTAACCTAGACCAGGGGGGAAAAGCCCCACAAACTGGCTTTGATCAGCACCAGGCTTTGATTACAAGTGGGATTCAGAGGGGTGGTGTGAGGAAGGGCAGCTCCCAGCGTGCAGCACGGTGCTGGATGCTGCAGCGCCAGTGCCCACCCTCTGCCTTACCCAATTCCTTCTCCATGACCCAGGGGAGCAGCCTCAGCTCTCAGTGAGTCACCCCAGGGCCTGGTTTCTCGCTCAGCCCAACCCTGCAGCTCTTGAAGCGGCTTATCCCCAGCCTCAGACGTTAGTCACGCAGCCGTCCTTGCAGGCCCTTGCCCCTGGCCAGGCACACCTGGGGAGGACACGGCTCTGCCCACTCTCCCCATccaccctcagcagcagcttcactCCCAGTTAAGCGTAGGGAGATGCTCCCACACCCCTGTCCCTGTGGGAAATGAGCTGAGGGGGGGGTGAATGCCTTGAAACAAGCAGTAGGAGCAAGGGAGCCCCTGAGAGCTGAAGTCCAACAGGTTTCTCTCCCGATGCCCTTGGGTTTTTGGACATGTGCATTttgaaggttttgtttttcaccaGCTCCAGCTCTCAGGGGGAAGGTTGCAAAGCTTTTGCTCAATCTGGGGGTGCTGCTGGCGTGGGAAACCTCGTGAACCGAGTCCCAGCCTCTCCTGCTCCCACTGAAGGGCCATTTCCAGAAGGAGAGGGGTCAGGGGagcaaagggcagaagctgACAGACAGCTAAAGGGGCGTCTGgcgagggctggggctgtggaaCGTGCCTGGGACCCCGTCTCTGGCAAACCCTTTGCCTCAGGACTCCATCGTCCTTTGACATTGCTGGAATGTGTCTCTCAGCCCGAGAGCCAGCAGCCTTCTTGGAAAGAGGGAAACCAGAGAGGGAGAGAGTAAACACGTTTGGGCACAGACCCAGGCTGGGGGCTTGGGATGAAATATCCCACCGCTGGCAGGGCTGCAAGGGGCAGCTCTCCTCGCTTTGCCAAATTAGACCAAGCCCAGGGCTCGTCCTTAACCCTTCACCTGGTTGGTtgttttcccccctccccacagacAATGGGACGAGCTCCTGGGTGCCAGAGGCAGCAGGAacaagctgcagctcctccattGTGCACCTCATGGTGAAAGAATGACCTCCCAGCAGAGGACATCAGCCCCACAGCTCGGCAGGCA
It encodes:
- the HJV gene encoding LOW QUALITY PROTEIN: hemojuvelin (The sequence of the model RefSeq protein was modified relative to this genomic sequence to represent the inferred CDS: deleted 2 bases in 1 codon), with protein sequence MPLTEPPTHPLPAVPPPPLIIATWRGSNSNGSTHSQAPLSLSSPQFAGHPSHPTSALLPGDLLNEAEREQQLSNPPGSAWIGMGKAACSKSPGQLESSSFLLRALFLLLLCRHVSPQCKILRCNSEYVAATLSLGSPRGAGHCQALRSYSRCTRRTARTCRGDLAFHSAVHGIEDLMIQNNCSKEGPTSPPRPRPPGGHHRGFGPLDVCDYEKSFVHKHGRRPSYRHCAAFGDPHVRTFQHDFHTCRVEGSWPLLDNDYLFVQATSSPVAKGSEATVTSKLTIIFKNMKECIDQKVYQAEIDNVPAAFEDGSVNGGERPGGSSLTIRERSPGRHVEIRADYIGTTIAVRQAGRQLSFSIRAAEEVTRAFPAEQDLQLCVGGCPRAQRISRSQRRGAAAEAARALCKATLPVEDLYFQSCVFDVVTSGDANFTMAAQGALEDARVFLPDAEKLHIFQAGAGCPRASSSFLLLLLLTAALWAVSVRF